The following are from one region of the Magallana gigas chromosome 4, xbMagGiga1.1, whole genome shotgun sequence genome:
- the LOC105344516 gene encoding C-type lectin domain family 17, member A — protein MPVFWIHCRLCTFGLFFIAFSGLVSGSSNHSFVKDVAFNERLPINSAVYYMETNDGTVSRSHCGARCSSKGSKCAGLLYNHLTRTCHVLKSRLYERSVDKTIVKAGWELFITSQNACDQGWHLYGGHCYLYRETGMSWTDAKRDCQRRNGHLVIIETEEENTWLKEAFLPLLEDDIYFLWIGASDEYEDGVFRWLNNKTMIPELWQPGEPTDGGNEGGVMLRTNGLWFDGGYSYTTNFVCEKEL, from the exons ATGCCTGTATTCTGGATTCATTGCCGTTTGTGTACATTTGGTCTGTTTTTTATCGCTTTCTCCGGCCTTGTCTCAGGTTCAAGCAATCATTCATTTGTCAAAGATGTCGCTTTCAACGAACGTTTGCCGATTAACAGTGCTGTTTACTATATGGAAACAAATGATGGTACAGTAAGTCGATCCCATTGTGGAGCAAGATGTTCATCAAAGGGTTCAAAATGTGCTGGTCTGCTATACAACCACCTTACACGGACTTGTCATGTTCTGAAATCTCGACTTTATGAGCGTTCTGTCGACAAAACTATCGTGAAGGCTGGATGGGAACTTTTCATCACAAGCCAAAATG CTTGCGACCAAGGTTGGCATCTTTATGGAGGTCATTGTTACCTTTACAGAGAAACTGGCATGTCTTGGACTGACGCAAAG AGAGATTGCCAGAGACGTAACGGGCATTTAGTAATAATAGAAACAGAGGAAGAGAACACGTGGTTAAAAGAGGCGTTTTTACCACTGCTAGAGGACG atatttattttttatggatCGGAGCCAGTGATGAATATGAGGACGGTGTGTTCCGGTGGCTGAACAATAAGACTATGATTCCAGAACTCTGGCAACCTGGGGAACCCACTGATGGTGGCAATGAGGGGGGTGTGATGCTGCGTACAAACGGTTTATGGTTCGACGGAGGTTATTCATACACAACTAACTTTGTTTGTGAAAAGGAACTTTAA